A stretch of Myxococcus hansupus DNA encodes these proteins:
- a CDS encoding ADYC domain-containing protein yields the protein MRSLLPLTMMAWMATLSARNCTPPTESGPQPQTSYEATPLQPDHVNPQAPSPTGWTGVDGGSVFFRRHFDGGAGVWVGSDGRAYRILETPPVDPCLPAVLQDAGAQLKLYTVTDVALNSNVCAGKGYRTRNPDECAPPTSHFYEGKAVIIPGCWMPDGGFNDGGGDTPCFTASCTTGAVGVCAHWGYLPNQEWDGGPPLARLFQACVRAARADYNGDGESFTCQGTYVDFVDGHGIQTQDTFDGGLPPMLFEAAWNEHGALPFGVTPSGESCLRPRYTPAPLSRIRGAPGAWMKASYDCQQPGDAGTPLKNYFDAGVPFLLLTQTWKNDYCVTDTGPGGGLRTHCPACNGEPLGPRTCHGGSCASSPQP from the coding sequence ATGCGTTCTCTCCTCCCCCTGACGATGATGGCCTGGATGGCGACGCTGAGCGCCAGGAACTGCACTCCGCCCACGGAGTCCGGGCCGCAGCCCCAGACCTCCTACGAGGCCACGCCCCTCCAGCCGGATCACGTCAATCCTCAGGCGCCCAGCCCCACCGGCTGGACTGGCGTCGATGGCGGCAGCGTCTTCTTCCGGAGACACTTCGACGGAGGCGCTGGCGTCTGGGTGGGAAGCGATGGGCGGGCCTACCGAATCCTCGAGACTCCGCCCGTGGACCCATGCCTGCCCGCGGTCCTTCAAGACGCGGGCGCCCAGCTCAAGCTCTACACCGTCACCGACGTCGCCCTGAACAGCAACGTCTGCGCAGGCAAGGGCTATCGCACGCGGAACCCCGATGAATGCGCACCGCCCACGAGCCACTTCTATGAAGGGAAGGCGGTCATCATCCCCGGCTGCTGGATGCCGGATGGAGGCTTCAACGACGGAGGTGGCGACACGCCCTGCTTCACGGCGAGCTGCACGACGGGCGCGGTCGGCGTCTGCGCGCACTGGGGCTACCTCCCCAACCAGGAGTGGGATGGCGGGCCCCCGCTCGCACGGCTGTTCCAGGCGTGTGTGCGGGCCGCGCGCGCCGACTACAACGGCGACGGCGAGTCCTTCACGTGCCAGGGCACCTACGTCGACTTCGTCGATGGCCATGGCATCCAGACCCAGGACACCTTCGACGGAGGGCTTCCGCCAATGCTCTTCGAGGCCGCCTGGAATGAGCACGGCGCCCTGCCCTTCGGCGTGACGCCGAGCGGGGAAAGCTGTCTGCGGCCGCGTTACACCCCCGCCCCCCTCTCCCGAATCCGAGGAGCGCCAGGCGCGTGGATGAAGGCGAGCTACGACTGCCAGCAGCCCGGGGACGCGGGGACCCCCTTGAAGAACTACTTCGATGCGGGCGTGCCCTTCTTGCTGCTGACCCAGACCTGGAAGAACGACTACTGCGTCACGGACACAGGGCCGGGTGGTGGGCTCCGCACCCATTGCCCCGCGTGCAACGGGGAGCCACTCGGGCCAAGGACCTGTCATGGGGGGAGCTGCGCGTCCTCTCCGCAGCCTTGA
- a CDS encoding sigma 54-interacting transcriptional regulator, with product MTDDTLSAEHAPSFESETGAATLFLAYTRHAFIEDERHGLGSGATLLGRGAPLFPRVALDDARLSRGHARIERAGGTWFVEDLGSHNGTHLNGRPLTGRAPLAWGDVLRMGDTLFVFAEAPEPPNDEQPMEGLVGRSAALTRLHRDLERAARYVQSVLILGETGTGKEVVARALHERSGRTGPFIALNCGGIAESVLDSELFGHVRGAFTGAASSRDGLLREAHGGTLFLDELGEMPPMLQVKLLRVLETRRVRALGGTQEVPIDVRVLAATHRDLVSQVNEDTFRADLYARLVQWRLLMPPLRERREDIAPIALHLLGRMKAESRPIDVSLAEALLLHDWPLNVRGLLNVLSIAVIASDGGPLKWGGQVEQELKAEQRMLAARASAPPAVEEASSQPPAPRPARAIDSTPQELETHLRAHQGKVAEVARHLGCSRQQVYRWIEDFGLELDHYRAPPPRLS from the coding sequence ATGACCGACGACACCCTCAGCGCCGAACACGCCCCCTCATTTGAAAGTGAAACCGGCGCGGCGACGCTCTTCCTTGCCTATACGCGTCACGCGTTCATCGAGGATGAGCGTCATGGGCTTGGCAGCGGCGCGACGCTCCTGGGCCGTGGCGCCCCCCTCTTCCCCCGGGTCGCCCTGGACGACGCCCGGCTCTCCCGGGGCCATGCGCGCATCGAACGCGCCGGGGGGACCTGGTTCGTCGAAGACCTGGGAAGCCACAATGGCACCCATCTCAATGGACGACCGCTCACGGGACGCGCCCCGCTCGCGTGGGGGGATGTCCTTCGAATGGGGGACACGCTGTTTGTCTTCGCCGAGGCCCCCGAGCCCCCGAATGACGAACAACCCATGGAGGGGCTGGTGGGCAGGAGCGCGGCGCTGACGCGGCTCCACCGCGACCTGGAGCGGGCAGCGCGGTATGTGCAGTCGGTGCTCATCCTGGGCGAGACCGGGACGGGCAAGGAAGTCGTGGCGCGCGCGCTCCATGAGCGGAGCGGCCGAACGGGGCCCTTCATCGCGCTCAACTGCGGAGGCATCGCGGAGAGCGTGCTGGACAGCGAGCTGTTCGGGCATGTGCGCGGCGCGTTCACGGGCGCGGCGTCCTCCCGGGACGGTCTTCTGCGCGAAGCGCATGGGGGCACGCTGTTCCTGGACGAGTTGGGGGAGATGCCGCCCATGCTCCAGGTCAAGCTGCTCCGCGTGCTGGAGACGCGGCGGGTCCGCGCCCTGGGAGGAACGCAGGAGGTCCCCATCGACGTGCGGGTGCTCGCGGCCACCCACCGGGACCTCGTCTCCCAGGTGAATGAGGACACCTTCCGCGCGGACCTCTACGCGCGGCTCGTCCAATGGCGCCTCCTGATGCCGCCCCTGCGCGAGCGCCGCGAGGACATCGCGCCCATCGCGCTCCACCTGCTCGGCCGCATGAAGGCCGAGTCGCGGCCCATCGACGTGAGCCTCGCCGAGGCGCTGCTCCTGCATGACTGGCCTCTCAACGTGAGGGGCCTGCTCAACGTGCTCTCCATCGCGGTCATCGCTTCGGACGGGGGGCCGTTGAAGTGGGGGGGGCAGGTGGAGCAGGAGCTGAAGGCGGAGCAGCGGATGCTCGCGGCCAGAGCCTCCGCGCCGCCAGCCGTGGAGGAGGCGTCCTCCCAACCTCCTGCTCCGCGTCCGGCGCGCGCCATCGACTCCACCCCTCAGGAGTTGGAGACCCACCTGCGCGCGCACCAGGGCAAGGTCGCGGAAGTCGCCCGGCACCTCGGGTGCTCGCGGCAGCAGGTGTACCGGTGGATCGAGGACTTCGGACTCGAACTGGACCACTACCGCGCGCCCCCACCGCGCCTCAGTTGA
- a CDS encoding helix-turn-helix transcriptional regulator produces MRVKGSPDFRQGEQVLLEVMTALTSSLDLTEVFSNSYEILSRVLAADFGGLCVSRPGAPHQYDWPMVRDMPQAFFDLYPEISDECFVSSAVIQQPNTVLRDSEMLSRQEMWNSAMYSHCLELDMRVERVMAVALDMGLGWHGGFTLYRDNRKAFSERERAFLQRLTPILARTIRNCLMLGDMARQGDLLEQLFRHTGLESIVLSPPNAELMRTPRSTALLHRWFPDAPCGRFGLPQVLLGVLEDLSRSGPRRLSEQDVLTFRRPGRSLKVTFLRLPGLSGRTPWALLFQEVVHAAQVPTQWRKRLTPRELDVVERVLNGWDNQTIADDMGSSLNTLKTHLKRVFVKLAVPSRAKLILLAQERSAETER; encoded by the coding sequence ATGCGCGTGAAGGGGTCGCCGGATTTCAGACAGGGAGAGCAGGTGCTTTTGGAGGTGATGACGGCGCTGACCAGCTCGCTGGACCTGACGGAAGTCTTCTCGAACTCCTACGAAATCCTGTCACGCGTGCTGGCCGCGGATTTTGGAGGGCTCTGCGTGTCCAGGCCCGGTGCGCCCCATCAGTACGACTGGCCGATGGTGCGCGACATGCCTCAGGCCTTCTTTGACCTCTACCCCGAGATTTCGGACGAGTGCTTCGTGAGCTCCGCGGTGATTCAGCAGCCCAACACCGTGCTGCGAGACTCCGAGATGTTGTCGCGCCAGGAGATGTGGAACAGCGCCATGTACTCGCACTGCCTCGAGCTGGACATGCGGGTGGAGCGTGTGATGGCGGTGGCGCTGGACATGGGCCTTGGCTGGCACGGCGGCTTCACCCTGTACCGGGACAACCGGAAGGCCTTCTCGGAACGGGAGCGGGCCTTTCTCCAGCGCCTGACGCCCATCCTGGCGAGGACGATCCGCAACTGCCTCATGCTGGGAGACATGGCCCGCCAGGGAGACCTCCTGGAGCAGCTCTTCCGTCATACGGGGCTCGAGAGCATCGTGCTGAGCCCTCCCAACGCCGAGCTGATGCGCACGCCCCGCTCCACGGCGCTGCTCCATCGCTGGTTTCCCGATGCGCCCTGTGGCCGCTTCGGTCTGCCCCAGGTCCTCCTGGGCGTGTTGGAGGACCTCAGTCGCTCCGGACCGCGGAGGCTCTCCGAGCAGGACGTCCTGACGTTCCGGCGGCCGGGGCGGAGCTTGAAGGTGACCTTCCTCCGGTTGCCAGGCCTTTCGGGGAGGACGCCCTGGGCGCTGTTGTTCCAGGAGGTGGTTCACGCGGCCCAGGTTCCCACGCAGTGGCGCAAGCGCCTCACCCCTCGTGAGTTGGACGTGGTGGAGCGTGTCTTGAATGGTTGGGACAACCAGACCATCGCGGACGACATGGGCAGCTCGCTGAACACATTGAAGACGCACTTGAAGCGGGTGTTCGTCAAGCTGGCGGTGCCCAGCCGCGCCAAGCTGATTCTCCTCGCGCAAGAGCGGAGCGCGGAGACGGAGCGGTGA
- a CDS encoding heavy metal-binding domain-containing protein, giving the protein MHPELRQDKPGTCPNCGMAFEPEFPSWRCLSRSSGGSTWPRRPEASWCCRRQSC; this is encoded by the coding sequence ATGCATCCAGAGCTCCGACAGGACAAGCCGGGCACGTGTCCGAACTGTGGGATGGCCTTCGAACCAGAGTTCCCGAGCTGGCGATGTTTGTCTCGCAGCTCGGGTGGTTCGACATGGCCACGCAGGCCTGAGGCGAGCTGGTGCTGTCGACGCCAGTCATGCTAG
- a CDS encoding SMI1/KNR4 family protein, with product MESGDGRRGHAVVEKLCAFVAEGAHRGIVLEAQKKAPRGLELGTATKRVGRWLKGAPFDVLVPDFVPASYRVFLQMHGSLTWLAPDTDAPDGAFSLQNTGAWTLVDLPDANGCIDLYDLAGEEASEHLWVFHDGYSDSFAFDARVKNEHGEALVIRFEEHHLMQSFEERELERLGTFDDWLAARVGHLIALLQDRAPRPKVKQLVEVPADITVPVERAHDEMAFHLALMRGLDQVAAGDFPGARATAKKLLSMSGSLYALSLALDASEAPEERRRLGWQMLASCRAGTSPLHADYLKLYRQRAATVLAELALSQPTLVSMDDAKLLIVEARAVRVGKDQQTAMTGAWDTVAVAKRLESK from the coding sequence ATGGAAAGTGGAGACGGCCGGCGCGGGCATGCCGTAGTCGAGAAGTTGTGTGCCTTCGTCGCGGAAGGTGCACATCGCGGCATCGTGTTGGAAGCGCAGAAGAAGGCGCCGAGGGGCCTCGAGCTGGGCACCGCGACGAAGCGTGTCGGACGTTGGCTGAAGGGGGCACCCTTCGACGTGTTGGTGCCCGACTTCGTGCCGGCGTCGTATCGCGTGTTCCTCCAGATGCATGGTTCGCTGACCTGGCTCGCGCCCGACACCGACGCTCCCGATGGTGCGTTCTCGTTGCAGAACACCGGCGCGTGGACGCTCGTCGACTTGCCGGATGCCAACGGTTGCATCGACCTCTACGATCTTGCGGGTGAAGAAGCGTCGGAGCACCTGTGGGTCTTTCACGATGGCTACAGCGACAGCTTCGCGTTCGACGCGCGCGTGAAGAACGAGCACGGTGAAGCGCTCGTCATTCGCTTCGAAGAGCATCATCTGATGCAGTCGTTCGAAGAGCGCGAGCTCGAGAGGCTGGGCACGTTCGACGATTGGCTCGCCGCGCGGGTTGGCCACCTTATCGCGTTGCTCCAAGACCGCGCGCCGCGTCCGAAGGTGAAGCAGCTCGTCGAGGTGCCCGCCGACATCACGGTTCCCGTTGAGCGCGCACACGATGAGATGGCGTTTCACCTGGCGTTGATGCGTGGGCTCGATCAGGTCGCCGCCGGAGATTTTCCGGGCGCGCGAGCAACCGCGAAGAAGCTGCTGTCGATGAGCGGCTCGCTCTACGCGTTGTCACTCGCGCTCGACGCGAGCGAGGCCCCCGAGGAGCGGCGTCGTCTCGGCTGGCAAATGCTCGCGAGCTGCCGCGCCGGCACCAGCCCACTGCACGCCGACTACCTCAAGTTGTACCGACAGCGCGCCGCCACCGTGCTCGCCGAGCTCGCGCTGTCGCAGCCGACGTTGGTGTCGATGGACGACGCGAAGCTGCTCATCGTCGAAGCGAGGGCCGTGCGGGTCGGCAAAGACCAACAGACCGCGATGACCGGCGCGTGGGACACCGTCGCGGTCGCGAAGCGCTTGGAGTCGAAATGA
- a CDS encoding alpha/beta hydrolase, translating into MKTLHLVDPAVRDIVASMKAFDPAQEPLATFRAQLLASYAQIAAPMPHAREERWVPGHPEVRVLVYRPHNPPPVLGAILYVHGGGYIAGVAEMTDAACVQLAEEYQSLVVSVDYRLAPETPFPGPVEDCYAALSWLMREAPAFGVDASRVVIMGHSAGGGLAAATALLHRDRGGAPLAGQVLIYPMLDARTGTPDAPVDNPSIGEFGWTRSLNQFAWRALRGSAAIPKEREGHYSPSLASGLEGLPPTFLAVGGVDLFLEEDVDYGLRLSRAGVPVEMHVYPGGIHGFDLFPTASAARFVADLRSALARLLR; encoded by the coding sequence ATGAAGACACTTCACCTGGTCGACCCCGCCGTGCGCGACATCGTCGCCTCCATGAAGGCTTTTGACCCCGCGCAGGAGCCGCTGGCGACGTTCCGCGCCCAGCTCCTCGCGAGCTATGCGCAGATTGCCGCTCCAATGCCTCACGCACGGGAGGAGCGCTGGGTGCCGGGACACCCCGAGGTGCGAGTGCTGGTGTACCGGCCGCACAACCCGCCTCCGGTGTTGGGGGCCATCCTCTATGTGCACGGCGGCGGCTACATCGCGGGCGTCGCGGAGATGACGGATGCGGCGTGCGTGCAACTCGCCGAGGAGTACCAGTCGCTCGTCGTGAGCGTCGACTACCGCCTCGCGCCGGAGACTCCTTTCCCCGGCCCCGTGGAAGACTGCTACGCGGCGTTGAGTTGGTTGATGCGAGAGGCGCCCGCCTTCGGGGTCGACGCTTCGCGGGTCGTCATCATGGGGCACAGTGCTGGCGGAGGGCTCGCGGCGGCGACCGCGCTCTTGCACCGTGACCGCGGCGGCGCTCCCCTGGCGGGCCAGGTCCTCATCTACCCGATGCTCGACGCCCGCACCGGAACGCCGGACGCTCCGGTCGACAACCCAAGCATTGGCGAGTTCGGGTGGACGCGTTCGCTCAATCAATTCGCGTGGCGGGCGCTGCGGGGTAGCGCCGCGATTCCGAAGGAGCGCGAGGGCCACTACTCGCCCTCGCTGGCGTCCGGGCTCGAGGGATTGCCTCCGACGTTCCTCGCGGTGGGGGGCGTGGACCTCTTCCTGGAGGAGGACGTCGACTACGGGCTGCGCCTGTCCCGCGCGGGCGTGCCCGTCGAAATGCACGTCTACCCAGGCGGCATCCATGGCTTCGACTTGTTCCCGACAGCCTCCGCAGCCCGATTTGTCGCTGACCTTCGGAGTGCACTCGCGCGTTTGCTTCGATGA
- a CDS encoding metallophosphoesterase, producing MSKLGEAWTSLSGFLLLGVGWLAFEHYYLWARLVRDVGIPKPAASALTWSLVVLAVSIPAGVFASRLVPPDVSVWWLTPVSVWIGVSTLLLMSVVVVDAMQVGASMSFGGSEPLDAGRRQALARMSAMVAVTVGVVASGWGLREARRVRVKRVEIPLKKLPPELDGLSIVQLSDIHIGPMIGRGFVEHVVKAVNALAPDVVAITGDLVDGSVEDLGQHVAPLANLTSTHGTYFVTGNHEYHADASRWCEYLGQLGVRVLRNEYVELGSGEQVLHLAGIDDYESANFDIGHRVDLPGAVAGRDTRRALVLLAHQPKAVHEAVLHEVDLQLSGHTHGGQLWPLGWLLRLGQPMVAGLARFSETWVYVSSGTGFSGPPMRVGVPAEITHLVLRAA from the coding sequence ATGAGCAAGCTCGGTGAGGCATGGACGTCGCTGAGCGGGTTTCTGCTGCTCGGCGTTGGGTGGCTCGCATTCGAGCACTACTACTTGTGGGCACGTCTGGTCCGGGATGTCGGCATCCCCAAGCCAGCCGCTTCGGCGCTGACCTGGAGCCTGGTTGTCCTCGCGGTCAGCATTCCCGCGGGCGTGTTCGCGAGCCGTCTGGTGCCTCCCGACGTGTCAGTGTGGTGGCTCACGCCGGTCTCCGTGTGGATTGGCGTGTCCACGCTCTTGCTGATGTCGGTCGTGGTGGTGGACGCAATGCAGGTCGGCGCTTCCATGTCGTTTGGGGGCTCCGAGCCACTGGACGCTGGTCGCCGGCAGGCGTTGGCGCGCATGAGCGCGATGGTCGCGGTGACGGTCGGCGTCGTCGCCAGCGGCTGGGGGCTTCGAGAAGCCCGCCGGGTTCGCGTCAAGCGGGTGGAGATTCCCCTGAAGAAGCTGCCGCCCGAACTCGACGGACTGAGCATCGTCCAACTGTCGGACATCCACATCGGGCCGATGATTGGTCGGGGTTTCGTCGAGCACGTCGTGAAGGCGGTGAATGCGCTGGCGCCAGACGTCGTGGCCATTACAGGAGACTTGGTGGACGGAAGCGTCGAGGACCTCGGGCAGCACGTCGCGCCGCTCGCGAACCTCACCTCCACCCATGGCACCTACTTCGTCACGGGCAATCACGAGTACCACGCGGATGCGAGTCGGTGGTGCGAGTACCTCGGCCAGCTCGGCGTGCGAGTCCTGCGCAACGAATACGTGGAACTGGGAAGTGGCGAGCAGGTGCTCCACCTTGCGGGTATCGACGACTACGAGTCGGCCAACTTCGACATCGGCCATCGGGTTGACCTCCCAGGGGCTGTGGCGGGCCGGGACACGCGTCGGGCGCTCGTTCTTCTGGCGCACCAGCCCAAGGCCGTCCACGAAGCCGTCCTGCACGAAGTCGACCTGCAGTTGTCGGGGCACACCCACGGAGGGCAACTGTGGCCGCTGGGCTGGCTGCTGCGCTTGGGGCAACCGATGGTCGCGGGTCTCGCCAGGTTCAGCGAGACCTGGGTCTACGTCAGCAGCGGCACGGGTTTCTCGGGGCCGCCCATGCGAGTCGGCGTTCCCGCGGAGATTACGCACCTCGTCCTGCGAGCAGCGTGA
- a CDS encoding SDR family oxidoreductase — MKTVLITGCSSGYGLETARHFHAQGWSVVATMRTPREDTLPRSDRMHVVALDVTKPESITAALEASGPIDVLVNNAGIGLMGAFEATPMATVREVFETNVFGVMAMTQAVLPQFRARKSGVVVNVTSSATLAPMPLVAVYTASKVAIEGFTASLAFELEAFNVRVKLVEPGYGPSTRFTSNGSARMEGLFPEAYAPFAQRIFASFGQPAAVTRESDVAEGVWLAANDTSAKLRYPAGPDAVALARLA, encoded by the coding sequence ATGAAGACGGTGCTCATCACGGGTTGCTCCTCCGGCTACGGACTTGAGACGGCGCGCCACTTTCACGCGCAGGGATGGAGCGTGGTTGCCACCATGCGAACTCCCCGCGAGGACACCCTCCCTCGTTCGGACCGGATGCATGTGGTGGCGCTCGACGTGACGAAGCCCGAGAGCATCACGGCGGCGCTGGAGGCGAGCGGGCCCATCGATGTGCTCGTCAACAATGCGGGCATCGGGCTCATGGGGGCCTTCGAGGCCACGCCGATGGCCACGGTGCGTGAGGTGTTCGAGACGAACGTCTTCGGGGTGATGGCGATGACGCAGGCGGTGCTGCCCCAGTTTCGCGCACGCAAGTCGGGCGTCGTCGTCAACGTGACGTCCAGCGCGACGCTGGCGCCCATGCCGCTGGTGGCCGTGTACACCGCGAGCAAGGTGGCCATCGAAGGGTTCACCGCGTCGCTCGCCTTCGAGCTCGAAGCCTTCAACGTGCGCGTGAAGCTCGTCGAGCCGGGCTATGGCCCGAGCACCCGCTTTACGAGCAACGGAAGCGCCCGCATGGAAGGGCTGTTCCCCGAGGCGTATGCGCCGTTCGCACAGCGCATCTTCGCTTCCTTCGGGCAGCCGGCCGCGGTGACGCGCGAGTCCGACGTGGCCGAAGGGGTGTGGCTTGCCGCGAACGACACGTCGGCGAAGCTCCGTTATCCCGCGGGCCCTGATGCGGTCGCACTGGCACGGCTGGCATGA
- a CDS encoding putative quinol monooxygenase, translated as MKATYGFRATMTALPGKGDELVALLLTAVSGAGLVTNKDCVLYRVGRSASNPDTVYVTEGWTTKEAHAANFASPRSQALVAELAPLVTGEAQYQDEVPVGGKLNAGVVS; from the coding sequence ATGAAGGCAACGTACGGGTTCCGGGCGACGATGACTGCTCTGCCGGGAAAAGGCGATGAACTGGTGGCGCTCTTGCTCACCGCGGTGAGTGGCGCCGGCCTCGTCACCAACAAGGACTGCGTCCTCTATCGGGTGGGGCGCTCCGCGAGCAACCCAGACACCGTCTACGTCACGGAGGGGTGGACCACGAAGGAGGCGCACGCCGCGAACTTCGCGAGCCCACGCTCCCAGGCGCTTGTCGCCGAACTCGCCCCGCTCGTCACGGGCGAGGCGCAGTACCAGGACGAAGTGCCCGTTGGCGGCAAGCTCAACGCGGGGGTGGTGTCATGA
- a CDS encoding AraC family transcriptional regulator — protein sequence MTDPLTEVIALLQPRAVFSKGISGAGRWGVRYSDFGQPSFSAVLEGSCRLAVDGQPALTLQAGDFVLLPATPGFTMSGFEPVVPERIDAKASASPKGEVRYGTRGGRPDVRMLGGYFVFDSPDAALMVSLLPALVHVRGVERLSPLVGLVRDEASDQRSGRDLVLTRLVELLLIEALRSTSSDDAPPGLLRGLADVRIAPAIRQMHAHLTRSWTVAQLAKSAALSRSAFFDRFTRTVGRPPMEYLLDWRMAVARGLLRRREFAINEVAERVGYSSASTFTTAFSRRVGQSPGRYARAS from the coding sequence ATGACCGACCCCCTCACGGAAGTCATCGCCTTGCTTCAACCCCGCGCCGTCTTCTCGAAGGGCATCAGCGGCGCAGGTCGCTGGGGGGTTCGCTACTCGGACTTTGGCCAGCCGAGCTTCAGTGCTGTCCTCGAAGGGAGCTGCCGACTTGCTGTCGACGGCCAGCCCGCCCTCACGCTCCAAGCGGGCGATTTCGTGCTCCTGCCGGCGACGCCGGGCTTCACCATGTCCGGCTTCGAGCCGGTGGTGCCCGAGCGCATCGACGCCAAGGCGTCGGCCTCGCCGAAGGGTGAGGTGCGTTACGGCACGCGTGGTGGCCGTCCCGACGTGCGCATGCTCGGCGGTTACTTCGTCTTCGACTCGCCTGACGCGGCCCTGATGGTGTCGCTGCTCCCGGCCCTGGTGCACGTGCGCGGCGTGGAGCGGCTCTCTCCGCTGGTGGGACTCGTCCGCGACGAGGCGAGCGACCAGCGCTCGGGCCGGGACCTTGTGCTCACGCGTCTCGTGGAGCTGCTGCTCATCGAGGCGCTGCGGTCGACCTCGAGCGACGACGCCCCTCCAGGGCTCCTGCGCGGCCTGGCGGATGTGAGGATTGCCCCTGCGATACGGCAGATGCACGCTCACCTCACGCGGTCCTGGACGGTGGCGCAGCTCGCGAAGAGCGCGGCGCTCTCGCGCTCGGCGTTTTTTGACCGCTTCACGCGCACCGTGGGGCGGCCCCCGATGGAGTACCTGCTGGACTGGCGGATGGCCGTCGCGAGGGGGCTGCTGCGTCGCCGGGAGTTCGCCATCAATGAGGTCGCCGAGCGCGTCGGGTACAGCTCCGCGAGCACCTTCACCACGGCGTTCAGTCGGCGCGTGGGCCAGTCTCCGGGCCGCTATGCGCGGGCGAGCTAG
- a CDS encoding IS5 family transposase, translating to MTEGAKRGRPEQQTTLFSLRTPGDRVPAGHPLRRVKDMADAALAALLPTFDAMYSGTGRPSIPPEPLLKSCLLMAFYSVRSERLDHNLLYRWFLDTGMEDVSFDHSTFSQNRDWLLEHDVARRFFMAVMGQAQSAGLTSSEHFSVDGSLIAAWASLKSFRPKEEKEPPDDKGTPTVNFHGQKRGNATHASTTDPEARLVALATVQPQGPMSTAGASQRHGQPSPRAVP from the coding sequence GTGACGGAGGGCGCGAAGCGCGGACGGCCCGAGCAGCAGACGACGCTCTTCAGCCTGCGGACGCCGGGAGACCGGGTGCCCGCGGGCCATCCGCTGCGCAGGGTGAAGGACATGGCGGACGCCGCGCTGGCGGCGCTCTTGCCGACGTTCGACGCGATGTACAGCGGCACCGGTCGGCCGAGCATCCCGCCGGAGCCGTTGCTGAAGTCCTGCCTCCTCATGGCGTTCTACTCCGTGAGAAGCGAGCGGCTCGACCACAACCTCTTGTACCGGTGGTTCCTCGACACGGGGATGGAGGACGTCTCCTTCGACCACAGCACCTTCTCGCAGAACCGGGACTGGCTGCTGGAGCACGACGTCGCCCGGAGATTCTTCATGGCGGTGATGGGCCAGGCGCAAAGCGCGGGGCTCACCAGCAGCGAGCACTTCAGCGTGGATGGCAGCCTCATTGCGGCCTGGGCGTCCCTGAAGTCGTTTCGCCCGAAGGAGGAGAAGGAGCCGCCCGACGACAAGGGCACCCCGACGGTGAACTTTCACGGGCAGAAGCGAGGCAACGCGACGCATGCCTCGACGACGGACCCGGAGGCGCGGCTGGTGGCGTTGGCGACAGTACAGCCCCAAGGGCCCATGTCCACAGCCGGCGCCAGTCAGCGCCACGGGCAGCCTTCTCCGCGTGCTGTGCCATGA